The following are encoded together in the Bos indicus isolate NIAB-ARS_2022 breed Sahiwal x Tharparkar chromosome 29, NIAB-ARS_B.indTharparkar_mat_pri_1.0, whole genome shotgun sequence genome:
- the LOC109554237 gene encoding olfactory receptor 8G1-like yields the protein MAAGNHSAVNEFILAGLTEHPGLQLPLFLLFLGIFVVTVVGNLVMITLIGLSSHLHTPMYYFLSSLSFIDLCQSTVITPKMLVSFVTEKNTISYPACMTQLFFFLVFVISESHMLAVMAYDRYVAICNPLLYNVTMSYQLCSCMVVGVYIMGLTGATAHTGCMLRVLFCKADVINHYLCDLFPLLELSCSSIYINEVVVLCFSAFNILTPLLTILSSYIFIIFNILQIHSKEGRSKAFSTCSSHISAVAIFYGSAAFMYLQPSSVSSMDHGKVSSVFYTIIVPMLNPLIYSLRNKDVKIAFNKILEKRSFL from the coding sequence ATGGCAGCAGGAAATCACTCCGCAGTGAATGAGTTCATCCTTGCTGGGCTAACAGAGCATCCAGGACTCCAgctgccccttttcctcctcttcctaggAATCTTTGTGGTCACGGTGGTGGGAAACCTGGTCATGATCACACTGATTGGGCTCAGTTCTcacctgcacacccccatgtactattTCCTCAGCAGCTTGTCCTTCATTGACCTCTGTCAGTCCACTGTCATTACCCCCAAAATGCTGGTGAGCTTTGTGACAGAGAAGAATACTATCTCCTACCCAGCGTGTATGACTCAACTCTTCTTCTTCCTCGTTTTTGTTATATCAGAAAGTCATATGTTGGCTGTAATGGCATATGATCGCTATGTTGCCATCTGTAACcccttgctttacaatgtcaccATGTCTTATCAGCTCTGTTCTTGTATGGTAGTTGGGGTTTATATCATGGGCTTGACTGGTGCCACAGCTCACACAGGCTGCATGCTAAGAGTGCTTTTCTGCAAGGCTGATGTGATCAACCATTACCTCTGTGATCTTTTTCCTCTACTGGAGCTCTCCTGTTCCAGTATTTACATCAATGAGGTGGTAGTTTTGTGTTTCAGTGCATTTAATATCCTCACTCCACTCCTGACCATCCTCAGCTCTTACATCTTCATCATCTTCAACATCCTCCAAATCCACTCCAAGGAGGGCAGGTCCAAAGCCTTTAGCACATGCAGCTCCCACATCTCAGCTGTTGCTATCTTCTATGGATCTGCAGCGTTCATGTACCTGCAGCCATCATCAGTCAGCTCCATGGATCACGGGAAAGTGTCCTCTGTGTTTTACACCATTATTGTGCCCATGCTGAATCCCCTGatctacagcctgaggaataAAGATGTCAAAATTGCCTTCAATAAAATCCTTGAAAAAAGAAGTTTCCTGTGA